CGGCTTGGTGTAGGATGAGAAGTTTGGTCTGAGGTTTGTCGTGGCTGAGATGCAGCTGGCACATCCTCCCCAGCTCCTTGAACGCCTCGTTGATGTCCCGCACTCGCAGGCGCTCGCGAGCGTTATTGGCCACTCGTCGTTCCCGCTCCCGCTCCATCTTTACCTCGGGTGGGAGGTCCTCGTCGTCTTCATTGTCCTGGCTGGAAGGAGACGCCGCATTGAAGGTGCTAAACGTTGGGACAAATCACATAATTGCTACAGTTTGACTGCAACTTTTGGCAGCAATCTGAAAAATTAGAAAGGTTACAATTGTCTTCAAGCAAAATTCTTTCAAGTATTGAAGCTTTACTAAATTTATGACACTAAAAAAGAACATGAGATCAAGGGTTTCAATTGGCTATAGTGTTTGAGATACATCATTGGGCCAGAATGTTGAAGCAGCACCAAGTAACATTACGTTTTTGGTGATTCTGGCGATGTCAGTGGATAAAAGCGGTAATGTTTTGACTAACAGAAGACCACATTTCCCATGAGGACTTCCACAAGGTCTGATCTCTGCAGTTGGACAGAACTACATTTATGTTTCCAGTGGCTATGCAAAGGAAGAAAAGCGATGAGGTAATGAATCTAAATGTGGCTAGACAACATCAGAAAAGGGTGAAGTGACATACGCCGTAAAGCAGGCagcacatttttagtttttttgtgccATTGAACGTTACCATTAAATATCTTAAATACTTTAGACAACCAGCACGAAAATATTTTCTCGTCCAGTATGATTTAGCCATTTTCCTCTCTGAAGCAGATCTTTTACTACATTTTGTAGAACATTGTTCAATCATTTGATTCTTAtgctttgataaaaaaaaagaaaaaaaagaaatctacaTTTTAAGAGAAATATTTGATAATATTGTATATTAAATAActctgagtaaaaaaaaaagatttcatcaTCATACGAACCCAAACACAGTGGGTTCATCAGGTTTAATCAGCTACAGGCGCTACACTAAACAAGTGCGCTTTTCATGGACGTGAGGGAGGAGCCCACAAAGCACAAGAAAGGGATTTTCTACTTGAGGAACTTACTCATCTTTCGGGTCTGTAAGGCTAGCGAGCATCTGGAGGGTCAACGCCTCCTTTCTGAAAATTGTGACATAAAGGGAGGGGGGTTGTCAACAGCAATAAACAGCTAACGAAACCAACTGGGCCGACAGTGGaggtaaaaaaatgacttatgaTGCCCTTTACGAGAGACCGACAACTTTTAgattgggtttaaaaaaaataaaaaatccatcTCCATCAAGTCCCGGAGAGTAGCCGCAAAACAACTTACCTTGTTCGAATACGTGCTGCTTTGGAATCCTTCTTTTCATCGTCGGATTTGTCGGCGTTGGAGGAGTTTTCATCGTCCTCCTTGTCTTCTCTTTTGATATCCGAGCTGCTGGAGGAGTGTGTGGAGCGCGTTATTCCACCGGGAAGACCTGCAAAGAAGGAGCGCACACCTGATGTCATGGTATGAATTAGAGGAGCGAGTGAGCAGAAAAACTCGAGCCCGGACTTACTGGTGAATCCTTCTGGCTGGCCAACTGACGGCGTGGACCCTGATGCATGATGACCGTGCAGAAGTGTGCTGCTAGGTGGAAGGCCTGTGGGCTCCTCGTGTTTCCCTCCCTGTCAGATAGTTGGATGGATAGCTATCATTAATCCTCTGAGGTGGCAAAACATCAACACTGACACATACACAGGGCTAGTTTTCCACTGCACAGGAGGGCTTCAGTTTACAACTCATTATTACAGCAGTGCACAAAATATGTCATTGCACATTATTCAAGGTATAGTATGTCAATACACTTAGAAAGTGAGGTCCAGATAAAACACAGATGTAAAACACAAATTTTCAATGAAAGATGAAGGActtaatatttaggtttttgtcTTTACAATACCATATTCTTGCAGTTTCACAGTAATCCACCAGATGGCTCAAGTAATTAGTTGAATTGACCAATATTTCTATTTTAGTCTAGAAAACCCTTTTGAACCATGaatacaggaaaaaaagactaattttatGAAAACTTTGCAACGTATGATGCATATGGTTTTGACAATCTATCTCTTTTTCGGCTGGCCCATCAGAAGCGATGCTACATAGCACAACAACCTTTTTTGTAGGGGTAAAAAGGTTTAtagaacatttaaaatgatatgATGTAGTCTAATGTGTCAAGATACACCTCAAATGGAAACAGTAGGTGGCTCACCATAACAGGATGTCTGTTGCTGAGAGCGAGGCTGGCATTGGGAAAAGCTGGAGAGAGGGCTCCAAGGGCCCCGTTGTGTACTGCGGACAGAAGGCTATGCATGTCGGGGTGGGCACCATCTAAGCCGGGGCCTTGGCCCACAGCGTGGTTCCGCAGCACATGGATGGCCTCCTCCAAACGGTCCTCCATTTTACTCTGCTGTGGAAATAGAGTACATGGAGAGATTATATTAGAATATATCCTAATACTCTACACCTAACTGAGATCTTGTGGCATACCAGTGCATGTGGTTGCCCTTCAAAACTGGGTGTGGTTGGTCTCTGCCACTGGGACTGAGCTCCTGAAAAGAGGTAAATTAGAGAGGTTCGTTTAAAAAGTAGTCATTCACAGTTGGACAACAGAGGGAGCTGCTGAGGCTAATAGTAGCTGCTCTAAACACCATTGAAGGTTACTCAGATTTTGAATGCTAATCTTGGTGTCTAAAACATGATCAATCCAAAACCAACCATAGTGAGAGtgaatgtaattaatttaggattttATTATGAATATTGGCTACACATTACCTGCAATAGCTTGCGGAGAACCTGGAGTAGACGGAGCTGAGGAAAAGTTATTACTGTTGTGGTCCGACGGATAAATCTGaaacaaaatcatttgaaaGACAACCAGTCAATACAGGCTCGACATACGCCCTAGTCAAAATAAAGTACAAGAGCTCACCGAGGCGAGGGCCTTTCCGATTTCATCACCAGAACTGCCGGCTGTGGTGGTTCGGTTTCCTGCTGTGGCATAAATATCAACGAGTCAGGTGATCCGTAAGGAACACCTAAGCCCTTTTGAAACATTTCATGAATGAGTTTCTCACCCATAATTGCCTCCCCGTTAATGGCGGGTGTGTGGTTGTAGGTGGTGGGCGCAGGGTGGAAGCCGTTGACTTCGCTGCCGTGCAGTGGATAGTTCTATGAGAACAGAGAGAAAGGGGTCATTACCGAAGAGTGTAAAGAGGAACTGGACAGAAAAAGATTCCGAGAGCTCCTGAAAATGGAAGTAGAAATAAATTACGGTTCAACTGTCGTGGAATAAAAGGCACTGACAGTTTGACAGAATGGTTCAGGAAAAAAGTTGACAAAATTAAGATCGACCCACCATCCTGTCCTGTTGGTTTATGGATGAGAAGGAACCCGGTGGTCCAATGTGAGGCGAGTTTCCGAGCATGGCTGAGTAGCCGGTAGATGACCAGAGGTCTTCTGCAGATAAACACATGAACATCTAGCTTCAAAACGCAATGATACTATATCACATCATCAAATGTGAAGTAAAGTGAGATATTACCTTGCATGTAGAAAGAGCCAGGGTAAACAGCGCCTGGCTTTCCGCCAGGATAACCGCCATTGTCTCGGGCATATTCGTCACCGGATGTGGACGCGTACACCTAAACAAGCACAAACAAGTAACGTTGAGCCTCAGCTTGTACTGAAAGATGTCCGATTTTTCTCGCTTccgtaaaaatatacataaaactaTCAAAACAATATAAGCTATAACTAACATTGCGAGGTCACTCCATTGTTAGTTTGAAAGAGCAGTGATGCGTGTAGCTATACCTATCTGAATATTAATTAGTTAGCACTGAAGATACTGGGCGAATCAAGCGGCAACGAAATAAACGGTGTCTGAGgccatttcaaaataatgtcTAAATTCACGATTGAGATGTAAAATTGATTCACCAGCTTTCATTTTGgtaacacacacaaatgttgtAATCAAAGAGCCACAATGTGTCTGCACGGCGCCTGTGGCACGCTGGGCACGGCGAAGGCTTGGATCCTGGAGCACAGCAAGCGCTTCCTTTTGCTCCCAGGACCCCAGTGACATCACATAGGCTGGCCAGCAGCCCCTCCCCTGCAACACACTCCCACTGAAATTCAAGGCACACGGCCCAGCATACACACGTCTGCCATTCTCTGAAACAAGGGCCATCACTTTCTGTAAGAGTTGACTTCCAGAGGGGATTTCAACCACTGTGACACGACTGCTTTCCTTATAAAACCGCCAAGTGAGCTTCTTGCCACTTTAGTTCCACAGACTGAAGACAGAGACGAGGACCCCCAGTTTTGTCGGCGACCTCTGATTCCACCCGCATGCAATATTGGCAGAATACAGGAAGAGACGAAGAATAGGAGGGGGCAATGCTGCAAAGAATGCTAATccaaaaaagggattttttttctgtaatttgATTTAACAGGGAGAAGTGGAAAGGGAATGGAGAGATGCACTTCTAATTACAGAGCCATCTGCCTGTTCCTGGACCACATCCAACTCCACAGGCAGCTGGGCTGAGGAGAAGGAGCGaggggagggaaggagggagcgCGATGGGGGCTGGGATCCAGtcagaaagagagggagagagactgcAGTGGACTGGGGCGGGTGGGTGGTGATGGAGTGGGAAAGAcgattgagggggaaaaaatgaggaCCCTGACGATTTATGAAATGGGTAGCTAGATAAGGGATGTTGAGGGAGCGGGCCAGTAGAAGGTAATCTAAATGACTTAAACAAAGCTTGATATGGCCAGGGGAGTGTGAAGGAAACGGGGGATTTAAAATGATCACTGTTAATTCTGGAGGAAAAACATGACTGAGATGGCTTCATTTAACAATAGGCTTTGAGTTGCTCTTTCATGGAGAACAATGTCGCGCCAATCCTGTTGCTGTAGATGGCAACGGAACTACACTGGTGACTAGTGTGTTGTATTCGTAGCAAGAAAGGGGATTTCTAAACTGAAATCCTCATCTAATAGGGATTTAATGCAATTCAGGTTATGACTGCGcaaaggtttttgtttttaatgtattttctctACTAGGAAAACACTAGTGGGAATGGATTCAGATTAACGTCCAACTAAACTCCAAGTACTTTATTCTTCCACCCCACATGGTGATACGGTTGTTTCATGAACAGCAGGATACGTTCGTTCATGAATGTTCTTGAGAGGGACTGCATTTCCTTATTTGCTTAACTCAATAGCTCCCATTGataatcatttgctgccaaaacgtccgcctcacagttctgagatcaagggttcaatcccaggtgggttacggccttcctgtgttgagtttgcaagttctccccctGTCGGAGcgagttttttttctgggtattcATGTTTCAGTACAACTAACATTACTGCCACATTTATACTAACCCATGCATCTTGCCGGCCCAGTTAACCAATATTCTTCGAGAATATAGAGGGCAGCAAAATTATCTACTGCATATGAATGACTCCACAATACAACTGAGGAATAGACCCACAAAACTCTGCTTGAACCAGTTGGAGCTATTCTGCAGCGGGGCCCCCCACAGTGTCCCAGGCCTAGCACAGGAGATGATCCCCATCCAGGCACAGTGACAGGCCCCCAACCCACCAGCAAATGCAACATGCTGACCACCTCCAGGCCCCAAGCAGGACACGAGGACAGATGGGACAAAGACTACATGGGGCAAGAAAAAGAGAGGAACGCAGTACGGAGGGGGAGGCCCCACCCCAAAACCTAGCAGAATAGTAGGACCCACCACCACCCAATTATTCTAGTCAGGAACACAGCAAACATTAACCCGACACCGCGAAGCGGTCGTGACGGAGGGAAGTGGACTATATGCATTAAAATGGGGGCAGCAGGAGAGCAACAGGGAACTGCTTCCTTGCAGCCTGACCCCTCAGGCTGTGGTGTAGTGTGCAGATTGGTGGGTACTGGTTGCTGTGCGCATGGTCGTGAGCTCCCTCGCCATAATCCCAAAGGCTGGTTCGAGAGGGCTCGGACAGGCTGGGATTGGCAGTAGCCAACGGGCACGGGTGGTGTTTCGTCAGCTACGACCGTGGGCGGAGGAGTgctccttgcctgcttccctcaGGGAAGCAGTTCTTCTCTCCGCATGTCCGACACACAAGTTAGAGCGGGTACATGCATAACTAAGTGCCACACAGGGCACATATAGACACACAGATTTACCATGACTTATGTCAGCAGCTTGAAAaggaaagttaaaaaaacaacaacaacaaaaacaaaaaaagctaatcTGGGAAACACCCATCAGCGGTTACGCGATGTGTTAATAATTAAAGAGGAAACACTGGATCATTCACTCCCAGCTCACATGGACTGAACGACCATCGCCGTGGTGTCCCCGCCCACGAGCGTGGGGGCACAGGATCATCATCGGCAGTCATTAATCTGGGCTCAGACACGGGGGCTAAGAGGCCTCGCGAGCACCGTGCCTCACAACTGGGTCACTCACAGGGGGAGACCCACACAGGCCATCATTTGCTGTGGCGTAGACACGGGGATGACTGAGGTAGGGGGAGGGGTTTTACACACTGACATCTCATCATTTGCACTGAAACCACGCGGCCGTCGTTTACACCGCAGGCCAATGGCTGAGGTTCAGACAGTAGGGTTGGGGGGGCGTTGGATTCGATACCGACGGAAAAGGAGAAGTTTCAGCAGCCACTTCAAACTGCCAGCACCCAAAGGTGAAGGCTCTGTCAGTAACGAGGGACAGGCAACTTGACGCAGTCACTTGTGAGACAAAATTGGCATGAATCCATTCTCCCTCCTCATTTAGTCTCACAGCAAAAATTCCGAGACAAAATCCAGAATTTTTACGCTAGATTTCAACTCATGCCACATTATGCATCCATGGCTATGCAATTTGTGACCTGGCCGACCAGAAAATTCAGCTTCCTTCTCGCTTTGACGACACACAAGCGAGTCAATTCTCATATGGCTCATTCCAGAATCGCTGAACATTTCTTCATCCAAATTCTTGAAAAATTGGACATATTTCAGTTTTCTACTCCAGATTCATTAATAATAGGTAAGGATTCAGTTTATAATTGCGGAGTAGCTCCGATTTTTAACACAATTTAGTTGATAGTTACAATATTTTTGCTTAATTACAGTAACAGGGTCAAATATTCCTACTATTGTCAGCTTTTGCTCAGGAATAGAAGCTATCCATTTAATTAGCTGTGACTGTTGATCAAGAGGACAAACCTACTTTAGTGGCAAAGTTATGAAGACAAAATGTCCCatgataaaatatataaaaaggtcTCATGAGGTATTTTGAAACATTGAATCAAGACTAACAACTTTATGAACAGATGTAATATAAAAGCAACCCATCATGATTAAAACTCCTCTTTGAGATTGAATTGGGTCATTAAAGGGCATTTTAAAGGGTACcacgttttttgttttaaagactGAACCATTCAATTTTTcctacaagtgttttttttcatagtttgtttAAGGACGAGCAAAGTTACTCAGAAGCTGCCCATTTCAGTATTTTGTACGACAAGTGGAATTTTCACGATTTGGAAGGTGGAATagaaatgtcctccaattcttcAATGAGGCATTAAACCTCAGAGGAAAATGTGATCAGAATTTCATATGCACAAGCAATACCCAATCTTGTTGAAAACCTTTAGACAGTCTGCCCCTCTCGCCTTTTCACCCTctctttcgtttttttttaacaaagcacCCTTCACCCTCAGTAGTAAAAAGAAAGTATTTTACACTAAAACAGAGAAACATTCGCTAGGTTTGGCACAGTGAAACAACACAATTAAAAAGTAGCAATCCCGTGGCGCTGAAAATGAACTACAGTCGTAGTTGAAGCGGTGCGATGGAGCCACGCGTTAATTAGCACACAAGACTAACCTCAACAGTTTATAAAAAGAGGAGTGATGTGGGCTAGTGCCAATTCGCTGAGTGTATAGTCAAACACGTAAACATGACTTGCCTTTCCAACTATGTGTGCCATCAGCTGCCGGGAATTCTGGGCGCGTTGACAAAATCTGCTACAGTGACCCTTTGTACGTCCCAGGACCCGAAGCGCCGAAAG
Above is a genomic segment from Stigmatopora argus isolate UIUO_Sarg chromosome 8, RoL_Sarg_1.0, whole genome shotgun sequence containing:
- the tcf3b gene encoding transcription factor 3b isoform X6 — protein: MTEQQQRMAAVGTDKELSDLLDFSAMFAPPVANGKNRTMTLASSQFSGSALDERSSSGSWGSAEQNSPSFSQGRGYGEGSHYSEHEGLASPFISSGIPGKSERPSYSPFPNQPGFLPSEIAMPSPDAMSPSGLKSGSQFYQSYPNNPRRRPTDGGLDSQPKKIRKPPGLPSSGHCSRFCQRAQNSRQLMAHIVGKVYASTSGDEYARDNGGYPGGKPGAVYPGSFYMQEDLWSSTGYSAMLGNSPHIGPPGSFSSINQQDRMNYPLHGSEVNGFHPAPTTYNHTPAINGEAIMAGNRTTTAGSSGDEIGKALASIYPSDHNSNNFSSAPSTPGSPQAIAGAQSQWQRPTTPSFEGQPHALQSKMEDRLEEAIHVLRNHAVGQGPGLDGAHPDMHSLLSAVHNGALGALSPAFPNASLALSNRHPVMGGKHEEPTGLPPSSTLLHGHHASGSTPSVGQPEGFTSLPGGITRSTHSSSSSDIKREDKEDDENSSNADKSDDEKKDSKAARIRTSTFNAASPSSQDNEDDEDLPPEVKMERERERRVANNARERLRVRDINEAFKELGRMCQLHLSHDKPQTKLLILHQAVNVILNLEQQVRERNLNPKAACLKRREEEKVSGVVGDAPMQLSGGHPSIGGDGHNPVGHM
- the tcf3b gene encoding transcription factor 3b isoform X2 encodes the protein MTEQQQRMAAVGTDKELSDLLDFSAMFAPPVANGKNRTMTLASSQFSGSALDERSSSGSWGSAEQNSPSFSQGRGYGEGSHYSEHEGLASPFISSGIPGKSERPSYSPFPNQPGFLPSEIAMPSPDAMSPSGLKSGSQFYQSYPNNPRRRPTDGGLDSQPKKIRKPPGLPSSGHCSRFCQRAQNSRQLMAHIVGKVYASTSGDEYARDNGGYPGGKPGAVYPGSFYMQEDLWSSTGYSAMLGNSPHIGPPGSFSSINQQDRMNYPLHGSEVNGFHPAPTTYNHTPAINGEAIMAGNRTTTAGSSGDEIGKALASIYPSDHNSNNFSSAPSTPGSPQAIAGAQSQWQRPTTPSFEGQPHALSKMEDRLEEAIHVLRNHAVGQGPGLDGAHPDMHSLLSAVHNGALGALSPAFPNASLALSNRHPVMGGKHEEPTGLPPSSTLLHGHHASGSTPSVGQPEGFTSLPGGITRSTHSSSSSDIKREDKEDDENSSNADKSDDEKKDSKAARIRTRKEALTLQMLASLTDPKDDTFNAASPSSQDNEDDEDLPPEVKMERERERRVANNARERLRVRDINEAFKELGRMCQLHLSHDKPQTKLLILHQAVNVILNLEQQVRERNLNPKAACLKRREEEKVSGVVGDAPMQLSGGHPSIGGDGHNPVGHM
- the tcf3b gene encoding transcription factor 3b isoform X4; its protein translation is MTEQQQRMAAVGTDKELSDLLDFSAMFAPPVANGKNRTMTLASSQFSGSALDERSSSGSWGSAEQNSPSFSQGRGYGEGSHYSEHEGLASPFISSGIPGKSERPSYSPFPNQPGFLPSEIAMPSPDAMSPSGLKSGSQFYQSYPNNPRRRPTDGGLDSQPKKIRKPPGLPSSGHCSRFCQRAQNSRQLMAHIVGKVYASTSGDEYARDNGGYPGGKPGAVYPGSFYMQEDLWSSTGYSAMLGNSPHIGPPGSFSSINQQDRMNYPLHGSEVNGFHPAPTTYNHTPAINGEAIMAGNRTTTAGSSGDEIGKALASIYPSDHNSNNFSSAPSTPGSPQAIAGAQSQWQRPTTPSFEGQPHALQSKMEDRLEEAIHVLRNHAVGQGPGLDGAHPDMHSLLSAVHNGALGALSPAFPNASLALSNRHPVMGGKHEEPTGLPPSSTLLHGHHASGSTPSVGQPEGFTSLPGGITRSTHSSSSSDIKREDKEDDENSSNADKSDDEKKDSKAARIRTRKEALTLQMLASLTDPKDDQDNEDDEDLPPEVKMERERERRVANNARERLRVRDINEAFKELGRMCQLHLSHDKPQTKLLILHQAVNVILNLEQQVRERNLNPKAACLKRREEEKVSGVVGDAPMQLSGGHPSIGGDGHNPVGHM
- the tcf3b gene encoding transcription factor 3b isoform X1 codes for the protein MTEQQQRMAAVGTDKELSDLLDFSAMFAPPVANGKNRTMTLASSQFSGSALDERSSSGSWGSAEQNSPSFSQGRGYGEGSHYSEHEGLASPFISSGIPGKSERPSYSPFPNQPGFLPSEIAMPSPDAMSPSGLKSGSQFYQSYPNNPRRRPTDGGLDSQPKKIRKPPGLPSSGHCSRFCQRAQNSRQLMAHIVGKVYASTSGDEYARDNGGYPGGKPGAVYPGSFYMQEDLWSSTGYSAMLGNSPHIGPPGSFSSINQQDRMNYPLHGSEVNGFHPAPTTYNHTPAINGEAIMAGNRTTTAGSSGDEIGKALASIYPSDHNSNNFSSAPSTPGSPQAIAGAQSQWQRPTTPSFEGQPHALQSKMEDRLEEAIHVLRNHAVGQGPGLDGAHPDMHSLLSAVHNGALGALSPAFPNASLALSNRHPVMGGKHEEPTGLPPSSTLLHGHHASGSTPSVGQPEGFTSLPGGITRSTHSSSSSDIKREDKEDDENSSNADKSDDEKKDSKAARIRTRKEALTLQMLASLTDPKDDTFNAASPSSQDNEDDEDLPPEVKMERERERRVANNARERLRVRDINEAFKELGRMCQLHLSHDKPQTKLLILHQAVNVILNLEQQVRERNLNPKAACLKRREEEKVSGVVGDAPMQLSGGHPSIGGDGHNPVGHM
- the tcf3b gene encoding transcription factor 3b isoform X11 — protein: MTEQQQRMAAVGTDKELSDLLDFSAMFAPPVANGKNRTMTLASSQFSGSALDERSSSGSWGSAEQNSPSFSQGRGYGEGSHYSEHEGLASPFISSGIPGKSERPSYSPFPNQPGFLPSEIAMPSPDAMSPSGLKSGSQFYQSYPNNPRRRPTDGGLDSQPKKIRKPPGLPSSVYASTSGDEYARDNGGYPGGKPGAVYPGSFYMQEDLWSSTGYSAMLGNSPHIGPPGSFSSINQQDRMNYPLHGSEVNGFHPAPTTYNHTPAINGEAIMGNRTTTAGSSGDEIGKALASIYPSDHNSNNFSSAPSTPGSPQAIAGAQSQWQRPTTPSFEGQPHALQSKMEDRLEEAIHVLRNHAVGQGPGLDGAHPDMHSLLSAVHNGALGALSPAFPNASLALSNRHPVMGGKHEEPTGLPPSSTLLHGHHASGSTPSVGQPEGFTSLPGGITRSTHSSSSSDIKREDKEDDENSSNADKSDDEKKDSKAARIRTRKEALTLQMLASLTDPKDDQDNEDDEDLPPEVKMERERERRVANNARERLRVRDINEAFKELGRMCQLHLSHDKPQTKLLILHQAVNVILNLEQQVRERNLNPKAACLKRREEEKVSGVVGDAPMQLSGGHPSIGGDGHNPVGHM
- the tcf3b gene encoding transcription factor 3b isoform X10; its protein translation is MTEQQQRMAAVGTDKELSDLLDFSAMFAPPVANGKNRTMTLASSQFSGSALDERSSSGSWGSAEQNSPSFSQGRGYGEGSHYSEHEGLASPFISSGIPGKSERPSYSPFPNQPGFLPSEIAMPSPDAMSPSGLKSGSQFYQSYPNNPRRRPTDGGLDSQPKKIRKPPGLPSSGHCSRFCQRAQNSRQLMAHIVGKVYASTSGDEYARDNGGYPGGKPGAVYPGSFYMQEDLWSSTGYSAMLGNSPHIGPPGSFSSINQQDRMNYPLHGSEVNGFHPAPTTYNHTPAINGEAIMAGNRTTTAGSSGDEIGKALASIYPSDHNSNNFSSAPSTPGSPQAIAGAQSQWQRPTTPSFEGQPHALQSKMEDRLEEAIHVLRNHAVGQGPGLDGAHPDMHSLLSAVHNGALGALSPAFPNASLALSNRHPVMGGKHEEPTGLPPSSTLLHGHHASGSTPSVGQPEGFTSLPGGITRSTHSSSSSDIKREDKEDDENSSNADKSDDEKKDSKAARIRTSQDNEDDEDLPPEVKMERERERRVANNARERLRVRDINEAFKELGRMCQLHLSHDKPQTKLLILHQAVNVILNLEQQVRERNLNPKAACLKRREEEKVSGVVGDAPMQLSGGHPSIGGDGHNPVGHM
- the tcf3b gene encoding transcription factor 3b isoform X7 codes for the protein MTEQQQRMAAVGTDKELSDLLDFSAMFAPPVANGKNRTMTLASSQFSGSALDERSSSGSWGSAEQNSPSFSQGRGYGEGSHYSEHEGLASPFISSGIPGKSERPSYSPFPNQPGFLPSEIAMPSPDAMSPSGLKSGSQFYQSYPNNPRRRPTDGGLDSQPKKIRKPPGLPSSVYASTSGDEYARDNGGYPGGKPGAVYPGSFYMQEDLWSSTGYSAMLGNSPHIGPPGSFSSINQQDRMNYPLHGSEVNGFHPAPTTYNHTPAINGEAIMAGNRTTTAGSSGDEIGKALASIYPSDHNSNNFSSAPSTPGSPQAIAGAQSQWQRPTTPSFEGQPHALQSKMEDRLEEAIHVLRNHAVGQGPGLDGAHPDMHSLLSAVHNGALGALSPAFPNASLALSNRHPVMGGKHEEPTGLPPSSTLLHGHHASGSTPSVGQPEGFTSLPGGITRSTHSSSSSDIKREDKEDDENSSNADKSDDEKKDSKAARIRTRKEALTLQMLASLTDPKDDTFNAASPSSQDNEDDEDLPPEVKMERERERRVANNARERLRVRDINEAFKELGRMCQLHLSHDKPQTKLLILHQAVNVILNLEQQVRERNLNPKAACLKRREEEKVSGVVGDAPMQLSGGHPSIGGDGHNPVGHM
- the tcf3b gene encoding transcription factor 3b isoform X12, translated to MTEQQQRMAAVGTDKELSDLLDFSAMFAPPVANGKNRTMTLASSQFSGSALDERSSSGSWGSAEQNSPSFSQGRGYGEGSHYSEHEGLASPFISSGIPGKSERPSYSPFPNQPGFLPSEIAMPSPDAMSPSGLKSGSQFYQSYPNNPRRRPTDGGLDSQPKKIRKPPGLPSSVYASTSGDEYARDNGGYPGGKPGAVYPGSFYMQEDLWSSTGYSAMLGNSPHIGPPGSFSSINQQDRMNYPLHGSEVNGFHPAPTTYNHTPAINGEAIMGNRTTTAGSSGDEIGKALASIYPSDHNSNNFSSAPSTPGSPQAIAGAQSQWQRPTTPSFEGQPHALQSKMEDRLEEAIHVLRNHAVGQGPGLDGAHPDMHSLLSAVHNGALGALSPAFPNASLALSNRHPVMGGKHEEPTGLPPSSTLLHGHHASGSTPSVGQPEGFTSLPGGITRSTHSSSSSDIKREDKEDDENSSNADKSDDEKKDSKAARIRTSQDNEDDEDLPPEVKMERERERRVANNARERLRVRDINEAFKELGRMCQLHLSHDKPQTKLLILHQAVNVILNLEQQVRERNLNPKAACLKRREEEKVSGVVGDAPMQLSGGHPSIGGDGHNPVGHM
- the tcf3b gene encoding transcription factor 3b isoform X9, giving the protein MFAPPVANGKNRTMTLASSQFSGSALDERSSSGSWGSAEQNSPSFSQGRGYGEGSHYSEHEGLASPFISSGIPGKSERPSYSPFPNQPGFLPSEIAMPSPDAMSPSGLKSGSQFYQSYPNNPRRRPTDGGLDSQPKKIRKPPGLPSSGHCSRFCQRAQNSRQLMAHIVGKVYASTSGDEYARDNGGYPGGKPGAVYPGSFYMQEDLWSSTGYSAMLGNSPHIGPPGSFSSINQQDRMNYPLHGSEVNGFHPAPTTYNHTPAINGEAIMAGNRTTTAGSSGDEIGKALASIYPSDHNSNNFSSAPSTPGSPQAIAGAQSQWQRPTTPSFEGQPHALQSKMEDRLEEAIHVLRNHAVGQGPGLDGAHPDMHSLLSAVHNGALGALSPAFPNASLALSNRHPVMGGKHEEPTGLPPSSTLLHGHHASGSTPSVGQPEGFTSLPGGITRSTHSSSSSDIKREDKEDDENSSNADKSDDEKKDSKAARIRTRKEALTLQMLASLTDPKDDTFNAASPSSQDNEDDEDLPPEVKMERERERRVANNARERLRVRDINEAFKELGRMCQLHLSHDKPQTKLLILHQAVNVILNLEQQVRERNLNPKAACLKRREEEKVSGVVGDAPMQLSGGHPSIGGDGHNPVGHM
- the tcf3b gene encoding transcription factor 3b isoform X3 codes for the protein MTEQQQRMAAVGTDKELSDLLDFSAMFAPPVANGKNRTMTLASSQFSGSALDERSSSGSWGSAEQNSPSFSQGRGYGEGSHYSEHEGLASPFISSGIPGKSERPSYSPFPNQPGFLPSEIAMPSPDAMSPSGLKSGSQFYQSYPNNPRRRPTDGGLDSQPKKIRKPPGLPSSGHCSRFCQRAQNSRQLMAHIVGKVYASTSGDEYARDNGGYPGGKPGAVYPGSFYMQEDLWSSTGYSAMLGNSPHIGPPGSFSSINQQDRMNYPLHGSEVNGFHPAPTTYNHTPAINGEAIMGNRTTTAGSSGDEIGKALASIYPSDHNSNNFSSAPSTPGSPQAIAGAQSQWQRPTTPSFEGQPHALQSKMEDRLEEAIHVLRNHAVGQGPGLDGAHPDMHSLLSAVHNGALGALSPAFPNASLALSNRHPVMGGKHEEPTGLPPSSTLLHGHHASGSTPSVGQPEGFTSLPGGITRSTHSSSSSDIKREDKEDDENSSNADKSDDEKKDSKAARIRTRKEALTLQMLASLTDPKDDTFNAASPSSQDNEDDEDLPPEVKMERERERRVANNARERLRVRDINEAFKELGRMCQLHLSHDKPQTKLLILHQAVNVILNLEQQVRERNLNPKAACLKRREEEKVSGVVGDAPMQLSGGHPSIGGDGHNPVGHM